Below is a window of 'Nostoc azollae' 0708 DNA.
TCACTTAAGCAAACTATCCGTTGGAAAGAACACCAAACAAAAGGAGGGGAAAATGGTTCCCGTATCCAGGTTCCCTTCGATGTCCAGTTGACCCCAACAGAACTGAAAGTAGTACAGTTTGTAGCTAGGGGTTTAGCCAACCGGGAAATTGCTGAAGAATTAAATGTCAGTCAGCGTACCGTTGAAAGCCATGTTTCCAATATGTTGGGTAAAACCAATCTCCACAACCGTACTGAATTAGCACGTTGGGCAATTGAAAATCAAATGGCTTAAAAGCTTGGCTGATTTCTGAAATTTCAAAGTTATGAGTTTTGGGTTACAGTGTCTTAACTCAAAACTCAACACTAGATTTTTCTTCTGCACTCAGTCTCAAAGCTTTTGACATACTCCCACCCCTTGAAGGGGTGGAATTCTGGGGTTGAACAACGATTGCGGGCATAACTCGTCTGACATCACCTAACCCAACAGTCGATGTCCCGACTGCGTGACTGGGGACAAAGCCCCTAAAGGACGTAAAAACATGAAAATTTTTTGGATTTTCAGGTTATTACTGGTTGGTAGGATTTCAAACTTCCCACTATTTCTCGTAAATTATGGATTGTGAAGCTAAATTTGGATTTTTTAAATTTAAACTTCATAATTCATAATTCATAATTTATGATACAGTCCTCAAGCCCTATATTCCAACCCTGATATCACCTAAAAATATTACTACACGACCTCACGCAAATACCCCATTTCCTCGACTGGAAATAACCGTAGAGTAGGTTAACGACAACATAACCCACCACAAACCAAACTATCAACTTATTAAAAGAACTTCATAGAATGATCGATCCTGTTTTAATCTCATTCCCCTGAACCTTGTCCTTGTTCTCACAAAAGTGGGGAAGGGGAATCCAGAAATTATTGATCCTACATTCTGCAATTCGATAAATAGTACAGATAAACTATATTAACCATCTATTAAAAAATATTCTTTTTAACAATCAAGTAAGCATAAAGAATAAATTATGCACACAGAAAATCCAACTTTTTTATGGCGTTTAAAAAAGCTAGTTAGACAACAATGTTTAATTTGAACCTTTCAATCAGTTATAAAAAGATCAGACTATGCAATCGTGAATCAATTCTTTGGCAGTATTTATAATACTGAGTATATTTATTACTAGATAAACTCTGTTTTTATATTTAACCTGTGTTTGCTACCTTTTACATCTGTGCTTGTACTACAAAATGAAGTGTGGAATGTCGGTTAAAAAAGCCAAAAACTTGGTCAAAGCATTTACCAGTACAGAACTGAAACCAAGTGAAATCAAAGGATATAGCTATCAAGAAGAAAACGTATCTTATGGGGGAATAGAGCAAAGATGGCTATGAGTAGAAAGTGCAGACAGAAAAAAAGCAGACTTAAAGAAATTAACCCAAAGCATTCAAGAGGAGTTGCTAAAAATCAGTAAACAAGTAAGTAGATTAGTCAAAGGATAATTTGAATAGACATCGCGCAATTAAAAATTAAAGAACTGGCAGCAAAATTAAAATATCATAAAATATCGGACTTAGAAATTACTGACCGGTTAAATAAATGACAAACAGTAGTTTATCAAGTAAGAGGTAAACTAATAGAAAATCAGGAGTTAATCACCCAACATCATAACTCTTTTGGTCGATTTACTTTAGCAACGAATATTTTAGAGACAAGCGAATTATAAACCATAGAAATATTGAGAATATATAGAGAAGAGAAATCAAGAGAAAGAGGATTTAGATTTATCAAAGACCCGTTATTTTTCGCCCATAGTCTTTTTGTAGAAAATATATAAAGAGTAGAGACAATGATGATGTTAATGGCATTGTGTCTTTTGCTTTATGATCTGGGACAAAGAAAATTAAGAATCTCGTTAAAGACGGAAAAAGCGACAGTTAAAAATCAACTGAATAAACTTACACAATCCCCTACTTTACATTGGATATTTCAGAGCCAGTGTGTTGGGCGGATTCCCCGACCTGTTAGGGAAGGTCCTGTGGAAGAGGCAGCAACTGGCGTATGTTCTCAAGGGATTCATTTTCTGATTACAGAAGGAGTTCATAGGATTCTGAACTTGACAGAGGAACCTTGTCGAATTTCCCAATTCCTACCTACAGCTTGTCAAAAGTATTATTTATTTTCTTAGTTTTCAAATCTCTAATTCACTATTGCATAGTCTTGTATTTTCATAAGTGACTGAAAAATTGAAGTTCAACTTCAACATTGTTGTCTAACTAGCTTATCTTACACAATAAGAAAGCTGGAACTTTGACGTGCATAATTTATTTATATTTTCATGGCTACTGGATTTTAAAAACTATAGTTATGAATTCCCTGTCAATGTAGTTGATTTATGCTACTTATTTAAGTGCGGAATATGGGTTACAAGAAAACAATGTTATGTTTGTCGTCCTTGTGACAATCAAAGAACTAGAAGAAGACACAGTGCTTTTTGGATAGTTTCTATGAATGAGTGTCAAAAATTGGTCTTGGAAATGATGGCTGCCGTTCGCAATAAACAGCCATTTTATCAGCAGGGTCTGATGGCTATGATGCTTAGAGAGCAACCTCTTTAAGTTCTTTGTCGCCCCCTCAAGTTTTACATTCTGGACATTCTTTGACTGGCACTCTGTCTTCTGTAACGATAATTTGTGGGGCAGATATATCAAATACTTGTCACTTGATTATTTTTTTGCTACTACAACACATATATCACACCCACATCCAAGACATGAGCATGGTGTTGGATGTTCTAGCATGTTTTCTGGCTGCAATACAAGTTGAAGTCTCTGCCCTGGATGACCTTTCAGTCCTCCTGATGCTCGCTTTCCTTTTTCTCTTAAACTTTTTGTCCGTATTTGATTTGACTTTTTAAGTCCCTTGCTGGTTGGTAGTTTTGAACTTGTTGTGCTATCTAATCCCAAAGGTCTCTCTAGCACTGCTATCTGTTCCCGCAGTGCTTGATTCTCTAGCTCTAACCTCTCTATTTTTTTGATCTTTTTCTTCTGGATTCATCCATGCTTATTAGACCTGTTCGGAAAACTAACTTGGTGTCAAAAAAATGGTAGAAGGAAATCTTGAGGGTGTACCAAAAGGAAAAATCCACTAAATTAACTATATTCAAGAATATCCACATTGTACAAAACAAATACTGGGAATAACTAACCATCAGTTTCAAGACTTGTTAGCCCGAACTGAGATGTAGCATAAAAAACTTCAAGGTGAGATAGAAAGTAAAAAGATAGGTATAAATCAGAAAGGAGGAGGGGGGAAAGGGAAACTAGAGATAAAACAACAGGTATGTCTATGCTTGTGCTATTGGAGGAAAATGCCAACATTTGAGGTTTTAGGTTTCCATTTCCGTATATGGAAAACGGAAGCAAAGGACACATTTCATTACTCACTAGAGATATTAGGAAATGTTTTCCCTGCTAGTCTCCTTGAACAGGTAGAAAAACATGATAGCGATTATGCTATGGCGACTCAGAACAAAAGGCAGGAAACAAAGAGTTTTCCACCAAGGGTATTGTTGTTGAACAGGTCATCATTAGACTTGTAAAAACATTCCGGGTACCTCAAGAAAGATTTCGCCTGAATTCCCCAATTTACTCACAAGTAATTCTTACTATTTGTGGTTTAGTCACATTAGGAACTGGTTCATGAGTTTTGCCCATTTCGTAAATGTTATGGATATGAGGTCAGTTATGAATTAGTCATCAATACCTTCATGTATAGGAACTATCAGTTACTATTCCCAACCCTGATTCTTTCCTTGGCTCTTTCCTCATCTTAACACTATGGAAAGCCAGACACAGACTCCTTTCTAAATTTTTGGCTGTCTCTATTACCATCTTTCTTCCCTCATGGGAATATCCCTGGAATATCCCTCCCATTCCTACCTGCGCAGTTACCTTTTAACTAGGCAGTTACCTTAAATGTCCAACAGCAAATGTCCAAACAGCTAACCAAAAACGAAGCCCCCTTTTGAGGGGGCTTCAAGAAGTATAGAACCTGGCATAGAGCTATTTTGGCCTGGGGCTACCCCCAAACTATCGTCGCCGCTGGAGCGTTTCACCTCTGAGTTCGGGAAGGGATCAGTGTGGTTCCACCGCGCAATTAACACCAGGAAAAATTGTAAGAGTTTTAAATTTGAGAACCCAAAACCCTGAAGACTGCAAGGAACGCGAAAAATGAAAAAAGAGGTTAAGCCCTCGGTCTATTAGCACGGCTCGGCTGCATACATTACTGCACTTCCACCTACCGCCTAAGAACGGGTGTTCTGCCCGTGACCTTACCTACTAATAGTAGTGAGAGCACTCATCTTGAGGTGGGCTTCCCACTTAGATGCTTTCAGCGGTTATCCGCTCCGCACTTGGCTACCCAGCGTTTACCGTTGGTACGATAACTGGTACACCAGCGGTGCGTCCTTCCCGGTCCTCTCGTACTAAGGAAGGCTCCTCTCAATGCTCTTACGCCTGCACCGGATATGGACCGAACTGTCTCACGACGTTCTGAACCCAGCTCACGTACCGCTTTAATGGGCGAACAGCCCAACCCTTGGGACGTACTTCCGCCCCAGGTTGCGATGAGCCGACATCGAGGTGCCAAACCTCCCCGTCGATGTGGACTCTTGGGGGAGATCAGCCTGTTATCCCTAGAGTAACTTTTATCCGTTGAGCGACGGCCATTCCACTCTGCGCCGTCGGATCACTAAGGCCTACTTTCGTACCTGCTCGACTTGTAGGTCTTGCAGTCAAGCTCCCTTTATGCCTTTACACTCGCCGCACGGTTTCCAAGCGTGCTGAGGGAACCTTTGCGCGCCTCCGTTACCTTTTAGGAGGCGACCGCCCCAGTCAAACTGCCCACCTGAAACTGTCCTCTCTCCGGCTGACGGAGATGAGTTAGAATTCTAGCTTCGCCAGAGTGGTATCTCACTGTTAGCTCCATATTCCCCACAAGGAATACTTCATCACTTCCCACCTATCCTGCGCAAGCGAAGCCCGAACACAATTCCAGGCTACAGTAAAGCTTCATAGGGTCTTTCTGTCCAGGTGCAGGCAGTCCGTATCTTCACAGACATTCCTATTTCGCCGAGTCTCTCTCTGAGACACCATCCAGATCGTTACGCCTTTCGTGCGGGTCGGAACTTACCCGACAAGGAATTTCGCTACCTTAGGACCGTTATAGTTACGGCCGCCGTTCACCGGGGCTTCGGTCGCCAGCTTCACTTACGCTGACCGACTTCCTTAACCTTCCGGCACTGGGCAGGCGTCAGCCCCCATACGTCCTCTTACGAGTTTGCGGAGACCTGTGTTTTTGGTAAACAGTCGCCTGGATCTCTTCACTGCGACCCACTTTATCAGTGGGCACCCCTTCTTCCGAAGTTACGGGGCCATTTTGCCGAGTTCCTTAGAGAGAGTTATCTCGCGCCCCTTGGTATACTCAACCTCCCTACCTGTGTCGGTTTCGGGTACGGGTACTATGCTTTCATCGCATTCCTAGCTTTTCTTGGCACTATCTTTCACCACTCGACCGTCGTAACGGTCTCCCAAACCAATCAGGGTATGGCTATCTTTTATGCGTCCCTAGTAATGCTCCCACATAATAGTCAGGGATTATTGACCCTGTATCCATCGACTACGCCGTTCGGCCTCGCCTTAGGACCCGACTAACCCAGAGTGGACGAACCTGGCTCTGGAACCCTTAGGGTTTCGGGGCATTGGATTCTCACCAATGTTTGCGCTACTCAAGCCGACATTCTCACTTCCGTTTCGTCCACAGCTGCTTGCCGCTACTGCTTCTCCCTACTACGGAACGCTCCCCTACCACTTAGAGTAAATCTAAGTCCACAGCTTCGGTACATCACTTAGCCCCGTTCATTTTCGGCGCAAGATCGCTTGACTAGTGAGCTATTACGCACTCTTTCAAGGGTGGCTGCTTCTAGGCAAACCTCCTAGTTGTCTGTGCAATCTCACCTCCTTTATCACTTAGTGATGATTTGGGGACCTTAGCTGGTGGTCTGGGCTGTTTCCCTCTTGACAATGAAGCTTATCCCCCACTGTCTCACTGGCAATGTGTTCTCTGGGTATTCTGAGTTTGTCTCGATTTGGTACCGGTCTCCCAGCCCGTACCGAAACAGTGCTTTACCCCCCAGATTTAATCATTACCGCTGCGCCTAAACACATTTCGGGGAGAACCAGCTAGCTCCTGGTTCGATTGGCATTTCACCCCTAACCACAGTTCATCCGCCGATTTTTCAACATCGGTCGGTTCGGACCTCCACTTGGTGTTACCCAAGCTTCATCCTGACCATGGTTAGATCACCAGGGTTCGGGTCTATAAACACTGATTATCGCCCTCTTCAGACTCGGTTTCCCTTTGGCTCCAGCATTCTCGCTTTAACCTACCAGTGCCTATAAGTCGCCGGCTCATTCTTCAACAGGCACGCGGTCATCCGTTTAATCGGACTCCCACTGCTTGTAAGCTAATGGTTTCATGTTCTATTTCACTCCCCTTCCGGGGTTCTTTTCACCTTTCCCTCGCGGTACTTGTTCGCTATCGGTCACACAGTAGTATTTAGCCTTACGAGGTGGTCCTCGCTGATTCACATGGGATTCCTCGTGCCCCATGCTACTCGGGATGCAGCTACTATCCTTTAACTTTCGACTACAGGACTTTCACCTTCTCTGGTGCAGTATTTAGCTGCTTCGTCTAGTCTCTAGATTCGATATCGCTGTCCCACTACCCCAATCAGTAAACCAATTGGTTTAGGCTCTTCCCCTTTCGCTCACCACTACTGAGGGAATCTCTAGTTTGATTTCTCTTCCTCCAGCTACTAAGATGTTTCAATTCGCTGGGTTGGCTCTTTCCTGCCTATATATTCAGCAGGTAGTATTTAGGGTTGCCCCATTCGGATATCTCCGGCTCATAGTTTGCTTCCAACTCCCCGGAGCATTTCGTCGGTAACCACGTCCTTCTTCGCCTCTGTGTGCCTAGGTATCCACCATTAGCCCTTATTAGCTTGACCACTTTTCCATTGGTTCGACTTGCATTCACTTTCATTCTCATCGAATGTCTATGTCTGCCTGCTTTTTTTCGCGTTACTATGCAGTTTTCAAGGTTCTGACTGGAACTTCACCCAGCAGTCTGTACTATCTCTCTAGCTACAGTTGCTGAACTTTTTCCATATTTTTTCTGTTTTTTCCATTGCTACTTATGAACCAAACCAAACCAAGATAATACTTTGAAAGTTTTCAACCAATCTCCACCGACCTAGGATAGACCAATTCAGAATCTAATTACAGAATAACAGAATGTGTTCGATTTCTAAATGGATTAGGTCTCCCTAAAAAGGAGGTGATCCAGCCACACCTTCCGGTACGGCTACCTTGTTACGACTTCACCCCAGTCACCAGTCCTACCTTAGGCATCCCCCTCCAAAAGGTTGGGGTAATGACTTCGGGCGTGACCAACTTCCATGGTGTGACGGGCGGTGTGTACAAGGCCCGGGAACGAATTCACTGCAGTATGCTGACCTGCAATTACTAGCGATTCCTCCTTCACGAAGGCGAGTTGCAGCCTTCGATCTGAACTGAGCTACGGTTTATGAGATTTGCTTGCTATTGCTAGCTTGCTGCCCTTTGTCCGTAGCATTGTAGTACGTGTGTAGCCCAAAACGTAAGGGGCATGCTGACTTGACGTCATCCTCACCTTCCTCCGGTTTGTCACCGGCAGTCTCTTTAGAGTGCCCAACTTAATGCTGGCAACTAAAAACGAGGGTTGCGCTCGTTGCGGGACTTAACCCAACATCTCACGACACGAGCTGACGACAGCCATGCACCACCTGTGTTCGCGCTCCCGAAGGCACTCTCAGCTTTCACCGAAATTCGCGACATGTCAAGTCTTGGTAAGGTTCTTCGCGTTGCATCGAATTAAACCACATACTCC
It encodes the following:
- a CDS encoding helix-turn-helix domain-containing protein; the protein is MKQQVCLCLCYWRKMPTFEVLGFHFRIWKTEAKDTFHYSLEILGNVFPASLLEQVEKHDSDYAMATQNKRQETKSFPPRVLLLNRSSLDL